AAGTGTGTAAGTCAATAACATCCCTGCCTGATGAAAGAATGAAATCATCAGAACAAAAGCAAGGGATAatactttgttctgttttgagacagggtcttactgtgttacacaggccagccttgaatttataatcctgcttctgcctccagagtgcagggattacaggtgacACCATATCTAGCTTGCTTATGATTCTTAGAATATAGAAAATAGACTATTGTCTGCAGGTGATAGGATTTGTGCATAGAAGAAAACAGTTAACTAGAAATTATAGTTGTGGGGCCAGGTCAATGGGCACAGTTGAGAGAACGGGGGAGGGGTAggtttcagtgagttcaagaccagatgAGGCTTCAAAGCGTGACAGTGCCTCAAAGATGAACACCAGAAATGCTCCTGGATGCCTTTGATAACCCATGAGGAAACCTATTTCAGGTAGAAGAGGGCCGTTCTCTGTGCTGTgggctctcctgtctctgcctgtagGGCTCTTAATGGAGCTGCTCTGCCCATATTGCCACCTATGAGGACTTTGTGAAATCTGTGCTGAGTTACTCAGGTGGTTTTGTGACTGGGAGCTAGCTGATGGTTCCTTTTGTTGGTGGTTTCTTGTCCAGGTGGGAGTGTGGATTGATGCTGGCAGCCGTCACGAGACTGAGAAGAACAATGGGGCAGGCTACTTTTTGGAACATCTGGCTTTCAAGGTAAGTCTTGTGAAGTCCATGTTTCTCTCAGTTAGGGATGCCTGTCTCAAAGACCATAGTCCAAAAAATTAGTCTCCTGATTGGGGCATAATCTGCCTACACTTTCTGGAAGGAGCCATATGGGGTTAGTTTTTTCCTGTTTATCTGATGAGCCCCTGCCTAAGGTCCTCTTCCAGGTTGCAggtccatcatagcagggaagtaCAGTGGCAGGGACTTGGAGTAGCTAGTCACCTTACATCcaaagtcaagagcagagaggttGGGCTGTTACAGGAACTCTTATTATTAGGCAACACTTAATGCAGCTGTGCTGTTCTGCCCCTGTCTGTCTCCATCCTTTGGCCCATGATGCTGTCTGCTCAGCTGAGGGCCTGCTTAATGTAATGAATACAGACTGTTGAGGGAGGTATTGCTGGGATATCAACCTTTGAAGGCAAGTTCCTGTACTCCGTGGCTCAtagtttggatttttgttttcttttttaacgtATACCATGTATTGGCCTATtgcatctcctggaactggggttattgatggttgtgagccaccatatgggtgctgggaattgaacccgcatcctctgtaagagcagcaagtgctcttaacctctgagccatctctttagcccctgaTTGATCCTTTTGATATCTGATTTCAGGGAACAAAGAATCGGCCTGGCAGTGCCTTAGAGAAGGAGGTAGAGAGTATGGGGGCTCATCTTAATGCCTACAGCACTCGGGAGCATACTGCTTACCTCATCAAGGCACTTTCCAAGGACCTGCCAAAAGGTAACGCCCGAGGAAGGCCTGGGCACAGGCAGGGTAGGTCTCCAGGGCTGCAGAAATCAGGCTGCCAAGAGTTCCTGGCTGTCCTCAGAATTGGACTTAACCATGGGACTGTGGCCTTCTTGAAAAGCAATTAATACAATGGTACAACAAtggaaaatatctttttatttgtttttgttttcgagacagggtttctttgtgtggctttggagcctgtcctggcactcgctctgtagaccaggctggcctcaaactcacttagatccaccttcctctgcctcacaagtgctgggattaaagtcttgcaccaccaccacctggtcccagaaatgtcatttttaaactcTTTTAAATGTCTATGTTGGTGTGTGTTTAGTCAAcaataacttgcaggagtcagttctctctttctgtcatgtgggttctggtactcaaactcaggtcatcacacttGGTGGCAAATGCTCTTACTGAGTCAGGTCTaagttttttcatataaaatcccattatgtagcccaagttggctttgaactcgcTGTGTAGcctgggtgtccttgaactcttaGAAATTCCTCctacaaatgctgggattaggggtgcacaccaccatgcccaattaaCACATCCTTCCCATATCTAGTTGTGGAGCTCCTGGCAGATATTGTGCAGAACTGCAGTCTGGAAGACTCCCAGATCGAGAAGCAACGAGACGTGATCCTGCGGGAGATGCAGGAAAATGATGCATCTATGCAGAATGTGGTCTTTGATTACCTGCATGCCACGGCATTCCAGGGCACACCTCTGGGCCAGGCTGTAGAGGGGCCCAGTGAGAACGTCAGGTGAGAGGGAGCTGGTAGAGATTGAAATAAAACATGTCCCTATCAGCCACATGCCATTTAGGTTGTCTAGCTGCCTATTTGTTTTCCTAATTCATACAACTTTTGTATAGCCATCTGGTTGGCTCTGGGGTCTTCAGTTGAATCTTGAACTTTGCTTAGGGTATCCATCCATGCATGTCCTGACAGTTGGGGAGGGAACATCTAGGTATCCCTTCTGTATGCCACTCTGTCCTCTGTTGGGAGTGTGCCATGAGGAGTATATACATCAGTAGGAATGGGTGCCCCTTCAGAGCCTAGTATTAACGCATACCTTCAATATGTTGCCTGTGAAGCCTGAAGGAGTAGGTGACAGAATGGATTGAGAGGGGTGTGTTAAAGCCTGCTCTTCAGTCTTCTTGTCTATGTTTTGTGTGACTCAGCTTGCTATGGATTGAGGGGGGTTGACTCAGCTGCATATTTTGCAGGAAGCTGTCGCGAGCAGACTTGACTGATTACCTCAACAGACATTACAAAGCTCCTCGAATGGTGCTGGCTGCCGCTGGAGGTGAGAGATGGGTTTGCTGAAGCCCTGGACAGGTGGGCCCAAACCTTGCTTATCAATGTCTGTGTCCTCTGTTTCTGACCATAGAGGACTCCAGGGAACTCTGTTCCTGGCCTGTCATTGAGGTATGTGACTCTTCTATGCTTTGAGGTAGGCTGGGATCCCATTTGACTGCGAGCTCCTGCCTGTGCCTCAAACCTCTTAGCCTCACTTAGTCCTAGAATACCGTGTTTGGGGGCCAGTGGAAGACATATGGGCTTATTCCTTATAGCCTTGCCATTAGTGCCACAGACAATGGCTTTGTGACAATGTATATTTGATGGTGACTGGGGCCACCTTAAAATGGAGACCCAGTATTATAGCAGAGATTTTAATGGGAGCATAGAGTTAGAGATGGGCAGAGAGCACATGCCCTTCAAACAGATTTCTGAAGGGTGATGGTTGTCAGTTAGTGGGGACCTAGGCAAAGGGGAGAGGTAGTGCCCTGACCTGGTATTACTTTAAGGCTTTGCTCTGCTGCTGGATGGGGTCAGAGTAGGTCAGACTAACTGGGTACGGTGTGGCAGGTACCCTGTGGGAGATGGCAGAAGCAAGGGGGAGAAGTGGGTGGATTCCACGTAGTTTTCTCATGTAGGTCTGTATAGGGTTAGCTGTGGCTAGGGAACCAGACCTGCTTAAAACTTGCCACCAAGGTGGGAGAAAAAGTCTCAGGAAGAACACCACAGGGAACCTGGGAACCAAAAGCAGCATCAATTACTAACCCATCAGAGTTTCTGAGTCTTAGCAGGCTTAGGGCAGGCTGCCATGTGATGGTGCTCATCTGTCAAGGTGTGCCCCAGGGTGTCTTGTATCTGGCACAGAGTCCTACCTAAGGCATGGGCCTGTACTTGGCCTCAGATCCCCAGACTCCCAGGGTAAGTCGTGGCCCTGCAGGAGCACCTCTTTTGACCCTCTCCTTCAGGGCCATCAGTGGGGTCTGTGATAGAGAGAAGGACAGAACATCCAGGTAGCCTTGTACTCAGAGCCTACCAGTTCCCCCAATGCAGGCTAGGTGATGCTTCTGGGGTGAGAGTCACTATACTAGAGAGACAGACCATTGCCCTTTCTGTCTgcttttctgaacattttttattgaatatgtgtgtgggtgctgtgtGCACACAACTTGTGGGGGTTGGTTCTAAAGTTCACACTCAGTcctcagtcttggcagcaggtgcctttacttgctgagctacTGGTTGGCCCAGAGATtgagtaagggagggagggagggaggtgtctgtgtctgtgtctgtgtctgtgtctgtgtctgtgtctgtatgccaCAAGCATGTAGGTGTTTATGGAGGCcaaagagggtgttagatcccctggatcaagttacatgcagttgtgagccGTCTGACATTGGTGCTGttaactgaactcaggtcctctgaagagcaggaagcactcttaactactgagccatctctccagccctacttatACTTGTGGTACTGGGATTGGACCTAAGGCATTGTACattgctaggcaagaactctaagCACTCAAATATCCTCTAGTCTGccaaatttttaatataatttttgaaagatttaatgtgggggctggagtgatggctcagtggttaagagcactgattgctcttccagaggtcctgggtttcttttccagaaccctcatggcagctcacaactgtctgtaattccaagttctaacaccctcacacagacatacttgtaggcaaagcaccagtacacataaaataaaaataattttttttttaaaaaacccataatgtgtatgaatgtctgCATACCACAAGTGCCTGGTGTttacagaggtcagagagggcatcagacctggaactaaagttatagatggttataaaccaccatgtgggtgttaagAAGACAGGACATGGAAGGCCTGCTCTTGTCTGATTCCTCTTACCTGTGCGTGGACTCTGGGCTCCCGCTAACACTACTATGTTCCCCCAGGGGTGGAACACCAGCGGCTGCTAGAACTTGCCCAGAAGCACTTCAGCAGCGTCTCTCGAGAGTATGAAGAGGATGCTGTACCTGGTGTAACTCCATGTCGCTTCACTGGCAGTGAGGTGTGCTGCCTGGCGGCAGGGTTGGTGCTCTGAGCTGGGAACCGCTGGGAGGATCCTTGTGTGCATGGTTGACTTTGTGATGTCAGATTCTTCAGGAATTGGCAAGGGTTCAGCATCTCCCACTCAGGAGGTCTGGTTTCTTGTCAGCCTTAACATGTATTGTTTTAGATCCGTCATCGTGATGATGCCCTGCCTTTAGCCCACGTGGCCATTGCTGTAGAAGGACCTGGCTGGTGTAACCCGGACAATGTGGCCCTCCAAGTGGCCAATGCCATCATTGGCCACTATGACTGCACTTATGGTGGAGGAGTGGTGAGTGCCAGGAACAGGCATGGCATCTTGGCTTCAGGGAGAAGAGGATGCTGGGTTGTGGAGCTTAGGCTATGGCTCACACATAAGAGGGTTGTTAATGATCCTTGCCTTTGGCAGAACATGTCCAGCCCTCTGGCTTCCGTTGCTGTGTCTAACAAGCTTTGCCAGAGTTTCCAAACCTTCAACATCTCCTACTCTGAGACTGGGCTGCTAGGTGCACACTTTGTATGTGATGGCATGAGCATCGATGACATGGTCTTCTTCCTGCAAGGCCAGTGGTGAGTGTCAGCTCAGTATTGCCATGAGAGCGAGGGGTGTTTGACCAGGCGAGTAGGAGGCTAAGAGACAACACATAGTCTCCCAGAATGAGTATCACTTCAAACCcactcctacccccaccccccacccctttaGGATGCGCCTGTGCACCAGTGCCACAGAGAGTGAAGTGACCCGGGGCAAAAACATCCTCAGAAATGCCTTGGTGTCTCATCTGGATGGTGAGTCCCCCTCCCTGTAGTGAGGGTTACAATATGTCCCAGTAGTGATCACAGTGACTCAGGCTGTAGTGTGGCCAGAGTTAGAAAGGAAAACCTTGGCTGTATGTGGTgtttcacacttgtaatcccagcttttgggaaATAAGCCAGGAAGGGCAGGTGTCCATGGTTACCttaactacacagtgagttcagggccagcctggcctgccaGCTAAGGTACAtatcaagaccttgtctcagaacaaaaggagagagggaggaaagaagactGAAGGCCACCCCTCCCCTGCCATGCCAGGTGCGAGTGGTCAGTAGCCCACCACTGTTGTGGCAGGTTGGTATGGAAATGGGGTCAGAGCACAGTCCTAGAGGCCTCTGTGGGTCCAGGATGGGACAGGGCAGACCTCTaagcttttctccttcccttcaagGCACCACCCCTGTGTGTGAAGACATTGGTCGCAGCCTCCTGACTTACGGCCGCCGCATCCCTCTGGCTGAGTGGGAGACTCGGATTGCGGTAATTAGACCTCTGGAAGAGGGTCTGGAGCCTTAGCCTGATGGGCCTCTGCAGAGTTGGGATCTGATACAACAAAAATTGTTCCCATAAGCATCTCGGATATCCAAGGCAGCTGCCCCTTGTACGGGTGGGGTAACCAGAGGGGTACTGATGGCTGTGCCTGTGGACTAGGTAGGGAGAACCCTGCACATTCACCCTTTGAATAGAGGAACAGCTCCAAAGGTCCAGTAGTAAGTGTGGATTGACTCAAGAAAATACTGGCTAAGGGGAGTGCCTGGTACCTGTCACTCAgtgttctctctgtttctgcctaCAGAAGGTGGATGCCCAAATGCTGCGTGAGGTTTGCTCCAAGTACTTCTATGACCAGTGTCCAGCAGTGGCTGGATATGGTGAGTAGTCTAGAAGGTCTGctcttttgttattttccttgGGCTATTATCTtgtcctcccttcctgcctctgtttcccccaTTCCCAGCTTATACTTTGAGAAGGAAGCTGAGGTTCTCTGCAGTAACCTGGCTGCCAGGGAGTTCTTTTCAGAAAACTTGTCCCAACAGTTCCCCAACTCCTTGCCAAGCTACTTCCATTAataccccacccacccccccagcCCACGAGGTAACAGGTACCCTGCATGTGGGGTGGGGCTCCCGGGGCCAGAGCGTGAAAGGACAGGCTCTGCACCCTGGGGAATGTGCTCTTCTGTCTTTCGCTCAAAGCCTGTCTTGTGCTGCTCTGGGCAGCCAGTCTGAGCTGGGTGTGGCACAGGGCCAGGTGTCCCTGTGCAGGCCAGGCACTCCACCCTGACTCCCCACCCTATCCCCACAGGCCCCATTGAGCAGCTCCCAGACTACAACCGGATCCGTAGCGGCATGTTCTGGCTGCGCTTCTAGGCAGGAAGTCTGTGCTGGCAGGCAAGAGGGTGGGGCCAgggaccctgggtcctctgccacAAACATACCACTCCTGCTGCTCAGACGTATGCAGCCAATTACCACTAATAAAGTCCTATTGAGAACTGTGTTGTCCTTTCTTTAGTATTGGCATGGAATCCACTGGGGAGCAAAGACTTCCTCACGTTCTACATCCTCTGAATCCTGCCCTCTGATGTGTCCTCAGCCAGGGGCAAGTGTGGAGGCCGGAAGCCTTTGATGCTTGCAGGGAGTTCTCCCAGATGTTTCCACTCAGCTACATGGGGGACATTCCTTAGCCAGCTTGTCCCAGGAGTGGGATGTGGGAGTTATGGAAAACTCAGGCCCTGTCTGTACCCTGTTGATGTCCCAGAGTGGAAACTGGGAGCTTATGTGGGAAAACCTTCACTGAAAACACTGTACACAGCCACCCTTTGGTGGCCTCTATTCTCTGCTGGGATGGACTAGGAGGGGCCACTAGTGTCCCAGAGGAAGCTGCTTCTGAGTGTGTACAGTTATAGAGAGGATAGCCTGGGGCATAGTGTTCTGATTTGGTTTGTAACTGCTGTCTGGACAGGCAAGACAGGAATCCTTTGCCTTTATTTGCCGCTGACTCAGGCTCCAAGAATAGCCTTGAGCTCAGTGGAGCCCAAGCCCCCTCCCTCCTCTAGGTTTGTCCTAGGCAAGTCCTGAGCTGTTGCCTAGAGGTCCCCTCCCCATTTTCTAGAGGCAGCCAGGACCTAACCCTCACCTAATAAAGCTCTTAGCTGCTTTATCCCTCTGCTACCCCTTTGAGCTCTGATCTGGGAGAAATTTGGGCTAGTAGGCCTCTATTCCTGCATTCCCCTGTAGGGAAAGTGGAGAGCAAATGGCCTGAGCCTCTGAAGTCGGCTGGCTGTGAATGTGAGCAGGGTTCTGGGGCAGTTTGTTGAGGGGCTATTCCAAAGTCTTCCCCAACACCTTCTGAATGTAGCCAAACAAGCCTTGACTCTTAGGCTGTCCAGTGCCTTTCCCTCAGATGTCAGTTAGGGGCAGGTGTGACCATCTGTAAGGAAGCTGGGTAGCACGCAACTTAGATGGGCCCACCCCTGGCTTTGGGTGGAGGTATAACAACCAACTCCGGAACAATTGCCATCACTATTGTGCTCAAGGAATGAGATTTGATGACCCCAAAGGCTACATACAGATGTGCTGCTGGACATGAGAGCTGGAGCTGCTGGGGATTTCTGGACTCCTTGCATTCTGAGCCCAGGGCATTTATTTCATCATTCCTCTAGAAACATGTCAGGCAGGTGCCCTACAGGTGATCGTAAAGAAAAGTAACTTGGTAAGAGCTGTGAAGTAGCATGGGGATTTGGGCTACCTTTTTGTGACAATCCAGGTGAGCCTGGTTATTGTCAGGGCTATAGGGAGAAGTAGAATGAACTGGAAGCAGGAACAGGACAACACTCCCAGTAGTACTGGGAGATGAGAAGCAAGAGTGGGTCAGAGGATACCCTGCCCAGTTCTGGTGAGGAGTGTTGAGGTATTAGGATACAGTGGGATGTGGGCCCtgatggcagacatggtgccatcTGGTTAAATAGGACAAGCCAAGGAAGAAAATGCCCAGGGAAGCATGGGAGGGAAACATTACACTCTGGGGTTCCACCGCCCTGATGGGAGAGCTGCAGGTATGTACAGGTCTCCAGTACTGTACCTAAAGCTGCAAGCCTGCCAGGGTGCTGCAGCCCCGTTCTTGCTAGTCATCCCCTAGCCTTCTATCTTTTCAGCAGCCTCCTTTGACCCCACACTGAGCCTGTAGTTGAGGGGT
This genomic stretch from Cricetulus griseus strain 17A/GY chromosome 4, alternate assembly CriGri-PICRH-1.0, whole genome shotgun sequence harbors:
- the LOC100766805 gene encoding cytochrome b-c1 complex subunit 1, mitochondrial isoform X2, translating into MAASAVCRAACSGTQALLRSRRTPALLRSPALRGTATFAQALQSVPETQVSVLDNGLRVASERSSHPTCTVGVWIDAGSRHETEKNNGAGYFLEHLAFKGTKNRPGSALEKEVESMGAHLNAYSTREHTAYLIKALSKDLPKVVELLADIVQNCSLEDSQIEKQRDVILREMQENDASMQNVVFDYLHATAFQGTPLGQAVEGPSENVRKLSRADLTDYLNRHYKAPRMVLAAAGGVEHQRLLELAQKHFSSVSREYEEDAVPGVTPCRFTGSEIRHRDDALPLAHVAIAVEGPGWCNPDNVALQVANAIIGHYDCTYGGGVNMSSPLASVAVSNKLCQSFQTFNISYSETGLLGAHFVCDGMSIDDMVFFLQGQWMRLCTSATESEVTRGKNILRNALVSHLDGTTPVCEDIGRSLLTYGRRIPLAEWETRIAKVDAQMLREVCSKYFYDQCPAVAGYGPIEQLPDYNRIRSGMFWLRF